The following coding sequences are from one Nicotiana tomentosiformis chromosome 3, ASM39032v3, whole genome shotgun sequence window:
- the LOC104097577 gene encoding protein SLOW WALKER 2 has translation MAKAKNSKSSTDIEALQSDVASFASSLGLATSAPSSGFDDSDFRKKGRIKPHKQPPSDDKNTNTKKDSQHEKENKFNKKKTNNNDKFGKTPKPQPKAEPEKIDNNLWNTTHSKYKNMPKLPLVKASASGVWYVDAAELEDKVIGEKKNVEIKNLEEWKKKVEKKKELGERLLAQYAMDYESSRGQSGDIKMVLTTLRSGTAADKVSAFSVMIGDNPTANLRSLDALLGMVTAKVGKRHALAGVEALKELFVSSLLPDRKLKTLFQRPIDHIPDNKDGYSLLLFWYWEECLKQRYERYIASLEEASRDVLDILKDKALKTVYVLLKCKPEQERRLLAALVNKLGDPKNKVASNADYHLSKLLADHSNMKAVVIDEVDNFLFRPHLGLRAKYHAVNFLSQVRLSHRGDGPKVAKRLIDVYFALFKVLISEAGDGRMMNKKSEGHKEVSGTSKEKKEKDSSESHIEMDSRLLSALLTGVNRAFPFVSSDEADDLIQAHTPILFQLVHSSNFNVGVQALMLLDKISAKNHIVSDRFYRALYAKLLLPAAMNSSKEEMFIGLLLRAMKNDVNVKRVAAFSKRLLQVAIQQQPQYACGCLFLLSEVLKSRPTLWNMMLQSESADEDLEHFEDITEEDENRPNPPKRTDNASEVAQKPNHLQIRNHSLQEDGSSTSESEDDSLQANVSPARGGLDEPKDSRLLSGFNKLLPEGSNEKHLLPGGYDPRHREPSFSNADRVSWWELMVLALHAHPSVATMARTLLSGATIVYNGNPLNDLSLNAFLDKFMEKKPKQSTWHGASQIEPAKKLDMQGQLIGSEILSLAETDVPPEDLVFHKFYVNKMKSSKKPKKKKKKTPEDEAAEEFLTADDSDVEDEIDEEAADESENEEIDSMLESGGTPLEANGEYDYSDLDEVANEDDDELLGDNSDDEMNALLEHDGADINSGSDDENDAEKADEDDVVHQRKKKRKSDKRDGKSPFASLEDYEHLLNKDSAEKPTKSRKKRKSSN, from the exons ATGGCAAAGGCTAAAAATTCCAAAAGTTCCACAGACATTGAAGCACTGCAGTCAGATGTGGCTTCTTTCGCTTCTTCACTCGGTCTTGCCACCTCCGCGCCGTCTTCCGGTTTCGACGACTCTGATTTCCGCAAAAAAGGCCGCATCAAACCCCACAAACAGCCACCTTCGGATGATAAAAATACCAATACCAAGAAAGACTCTCAACATGAAAAAGAAAACAAGTTCAACAAAAAGAAAACCAACAACAACGATAAATTCGGAAAAACTCCCAAGCCGCAGCCTAAAGCCGAACCTGAAAAAATCGACAATAATTTGTGGAATACAACGCACAGCAAATACAAGAACATGCCGAAGCTTCCACTTGTGAAAGCGAGCGCATCGGGGGTATGGTACGTTGATGCTGCAGAATTAGAAGACAAAGTTATTGGGGAGAAGAAAAATGTTGAGATTAAGAATTTGGAGGAATggaaaaagaaagtggaaaagAAGAAGGAATTGGGGGAGAGGTTATTGGCGCAGTATGCAATGGACTATGAGTCGTCACGAGGACAAAGTGGAGATATTAAGATGGTACTTACCACGCTAAGGTCAGGAACTGCTGCTGATAAAGTGTCTGCTTTTTCTGTTATGATTGGCGATAATCCAACTGCCAATTTGAGATCACTTGATGCTCTTTTAG GGATGGTGACAGCTAAAGTTGGTAAACGCCATGCTTTGGCAGGTGTTGAAGCATTGAAAGAACTGTTTGTTTCTAG TCTGCTGCCTGATCGTAAGCTGAAGACACTCTTTCAGCGGCCGATAGATcatattccggataataaagatGGTTACTCGCTTCTACTCTTTTGGTATTGGGAGGAATGTTTGAAGCAAAG GTATGAGCGGTATATCGCTTCTCTTGAGGAAGCGTCAAGAGATGTCTTAGATATACTCAAAGACAAGGCATTAAAG ACAGTTTATGTTTTGCTTAAGTGCAAACCAGAACAAGAGCGTCGATTGCTTGCTGCCCTAGTAAACAAG CTAGGAGATCCTAAAAACAAGGTTGCATCTAATGCTGATTATCACCTATCAAAGCTTTTGGCTGACCATTCAAATATGAAG GCTGTGGTGATTGACGAAGTTGATAATTTTCTTTTCCGGCCTCATCTGGGATTGCGAGCCAAGTATCATGCT GTTAACTTTTTAAGCCAAGTTCGTTTAAGCCACAGGGGGGATGGCCCAAAGGTGGCAAAGCGTTTGATAGATGTATATTTTGCTCTATTTAAG GTCTTAATATCTGAAGCAGGGGATGGACGGATGATGAATAAAAAGAGCGAGGGACATAAAGAGGTTTCTGGCACTtcgaaagagaagaaagaaaaagattcATCAGAATCTCATATTGAAATGGATTCACGCTTACTATCAGCACTTCTTACG GGTGTGAATAGAGCATTCCCTTTTGTTTCAAGTGATGAAGCTGATGATCTAATTCAGGCACATACACCCATCTTGTTTCAGCTG GTTCATTCAAGTAACTTTAATGTTGGAGTTCAAGCTCTCATGCTCCTAGATAAGATCTCAGCAAAAAATCACATTGTTAGTGATCGATTTTATCGTGCCTTGTATGCTAAGCTCCTGCTACCAGCTGCAATGAATTCTTCCAAA GAGGAAATGTTTATTGGCCTGCTACTAAGGGCTATGAAAAATGATGTAAATGTGAAGCGAGTTGCTGCATTCTCAAAGCGATTGTTGCAG GTTGCAATTCAGCAGCAGCCTCAATACGCATGTGGGTGTCTGTTTCTTCTGTCTGAGGTCCTTAAGTCAAGACCAACTCTCTG GAACATGATGCTTCAGAGTGAGTCTGCCGATGAAGATCTTGAGCATTTTGAAGATATTACAGAAGAGGATGAAAATCGACCCAATCCACCAAAGCGAACAGATAATGCAAGTGAAGTTGCTCAAAAACCTAACCACTTGCAAATTCGCAATCATTCCCTGCAGGAAGATGGTAGTTCTACTTCCGAGTCCGAGGATGATTCACTCCAAGCTAATGTGTCGCCTGCTAGAGGTGGTTTAGATGAACCAAAGGATTCTAGATTGCTTTCCGGATTTAACAAACTTCTACCTGAAGGTTCAAATGAAAAGCACTTATTGCCCGGAGGATATGATCCACGACACAGAGAACCTTCATTCAG CAATGCAGATCGTGTTAGCTGGTGGGAGCTGATGGTACTGGCATTGCATGCGCACCCATCAGTTGCTACCATGGCTAGAACCCTTCTTTCAGGAGCAACCATTGTGTATAATGGTAACCCCCTGAATGATCTTTCGCTGAATGCCTTCCTTGACAAGTTCATGGAAAAGAAACCAAAACAAAGCACTTGGCACGGTGCCTCCCAGATTGAACCGGCTAAGAAG CTTGACATGCAAGGGCAGTTGATTGGGTCAGAAATTCTCTCCTTGGCTGAAACAGATGTACCCCCTGAGGATCTTGTCTTCCACAAATTCTACGTGAATAAGATGAAGTCTTCGAAGAAAcctaagaagaaaaagaagaagacacCAGAGGATGAGGCTGCTGAGGAGTTTTTGACTGCGGATGATAGCGATGTCGAAGATGAGATTGATGAAGAGGCTGCTGATGAGAGTGAAAATGAGGAAATCGACAGCATGTTAGAGTCCGGTGGGACTCCCTTGGAAGCTAACGGTGAATATGATTACAGTGATTTGGACGAGGTTGCTAATGAAGATGATGACGAGTTGCTTGGCGATAACAGCGATGATGAGATGAATGCTCTTCTGGAACATGATGGAGCTGACATTAATTCGGGCAGTGATGACGAAAATGATGCAGAAAAGGCAGATGAAGATGATGTTGTAcatcaaagaaaaaagaaaaggaagtcAGACAAGCGTGACGGAAAATCCCCATTTGCTAGCCTTGAAGACTATGAACATTTGCTTAACAAGGACAGCGCAGAAAAGCCCACTAAATcaagaaagaagagaaagagtTCAAATTAA
- the LOC104118759 gene encoding serine/threonine-protein kinase Aurora-3-like isoform X3, whose amino-acid sequence MATKIQIHPPKPTKQPPKTPSKQWSLQDFEIGKPLGKGKFGRVYLAREIKQSGFIVALKVIFKEQIEKYRLHHQLRREMEIQTSLRHPNVLRLYGWFHDEERIYLILEYAHRGELYRELRKTGRLPEKQAATYIASLTQALAYCHEKHVIHRDIKPENLLLDREGHLKIADFGWSVQSRSKRHTMCGTLDYLAPEMVENKAHDYAVDNWTLGILCYEFLYGVPPFEAEKQTDTFKSFL is encoded by the exons ATGGCTACCAAAATTCAAATTCACCCTCCGAAACCCACAAAACAACCACCAAAAACTCCCAGTAAGCAATGGTCCCTCCAGGATTTCGAGATCGGGAAACCCCTCGGCAAAGGCAAATTCGGCCGTGTATACCTCGCCCGAGAAATCAAG CAGAGTGGGTTTATAGTGGCATTGAAGGTGATATTCAAGGAGCAAATAGAGAAATACAGGTTGCATCACCAACTTAGAAGGGAAATGGAGATTCAAACAAGTCTTCGCCACCCGAATGTACTGAGGCTATATGGCTGGTTCCATGACGAGGAGCGGATTTACTTGATTTTGGAGTACGCTCACCGCGGTGAGCTCTACAGGGAGCTCAGGAAGACAGGTCGCCTGCCTGAGAAACAGGCTGCCACG TATATTGCAAGTCTCACACAAGCACTGGCGTATTGTCATGAGAAGCATGTCATTCACAGGGACATAAAGCCAGAAAACTTGTTACTTGATCGTGAG GGCCACTTGAAGATTGCAGACTTTGGGTGGTCTGTACAATCTAGAAGCAAGAGACATACAATGTGCGGAACTCTGGATTATCTAGCACCAGAAATGGTGGAGAACAAAGCTCATGATTATGCAGTTGACAATTGGACGCTGGGGATCCTTTGCTATGAGTTTTTATATGGTGTGCCTCCATTTGAGGCCGAAAAACAGACCGACACATTCAAAAG CTTCTTGTGA
- the LOC104118759 gene encoding serine/threonine-protein kinase Aurora-3-like isoform X2: protein MATKIQIHPPKPTKQPPKTPSKQWSLQDFEIGKPLGKGKFGRVYLAREIKSGFIVALKVIFKEQIEKYRLHHQLRREMEIQTSLRHPNVLRLYGWFHDEERIYLILEYAHRGELYRELRKTGRLPEKQAATYIASLTQALAYCHEKHVIHRDIKPENLLLDREGHLKIADFGWSVQSRSKRHTMCGTLDYLAPEMVENKAHDYAVDNWTLGILCYEFLYGVPPFEAEKQTDTFKRIMKVDLSFPSTPDVSAEAKNLISQLLVKESSKRLSLQKIIEHPWITKNVDLAGTCSK, encoded by the exons ATGGCTACCAAAATTCAAATTCACCCTCCGAAACCCACAAAACAACCACCAAAAACTCCCAGTAAGCAATGGTCCCTCCAGGATTTCGAGATCGGGAAACCCCTCGGCAAAGGCAAATTCGGCCGTGTATACCTCGCCCGAGAAATCAAG AGTGGGTTTATAGTGGCATTGAAGGTGATATTCAAGGAGCAAATAGAGAAATACAGGTTGCATCACCAACTTAGAAGGGAAATGGAGATTCAAACAAGTCTTCGCCACCCGAATGTACTGAGGCTATATGGCTGGTTCCATGACGAGGAGCGGATTTACTTGATTTTGGAGTACGCTCACCGCGGTGAGCTCTACAGGGAGCTCAGGAAGACAGGTCGCCTGCCTGAGAAACAGGCTGCCACG TATATTGCAAGTCTCACACAAGCACTGGCGTATTGTCATGAGAAGCATGTCATTCACAGGGACATAAAGCCAGAAAACTTGTTACTTGATCGTGAG GGCCACTTGAAGATTGCAGACTTTGGGTGGTCTGTACAATCTAGAAGCAAGAGACATACAATGTGCGGAACTCTGGATTATCTAGCACCAGAAATGGTGGAGAACAAAGCTCATGATTATGCAGTTGACAATTGGACGCTGGGGATCCTTTGCTATGAGTTTTTATATGGTGTGCCTCCATTTGAGGCCGAAAAACAGACCGACACATTCAAAAG AATTATGAAGGTAGACCTCAGCTTCCCTTCAACACCTGATGTGTCTGCTGAAGCTAAGAATCTCATTAGCCAG CTTCTTGTGAAGGAGTCTTCAAAAAGGCTCTCTCTTCAAAAAATCATAGAGCACCCTTGGATAACTAAGAATGTCGATCTAGCGGGAACTTGCTCAAAGTGA
- the LOC104118759 gene encoding serine/threonine-protein kinase Aurora-3-like isoform X1 — translation MATKIQIHPPKPTKQPPKTPSKQWSLQDFEIGKPLGKGKFGRVYLAREIKQSGFIVALKVIFKEQIEKYRLHHQLRREMEIQTSLRHPNVLRLYGWFHDEERIYLILEYAHRGELYRELRKTGRLPEKQAATYIASLTQALAYCHEKHVIHRDIKPENLLLDREGHLKIADFGWSVQSRSKRHTMCGTLDYLAPEMVENKAHDYAVDNWTLGILCYEFLYGVPPFEAEKQTDTFKRIMKVDLSFPSTPDVSAEAKNLISQLLVKESSKRLSLQKIIEHPWITKNVDLAGTCSK, via the exons ATGGCTACCAAAATTCAAATTCACCCTCCGAAACCCACAAAACAACCACCAAAAACTCCCAGTAAGCAATGGTCCCTCCAGGATTTCGAGATCGGGAAACCCCTCGGCAAAGGCAAATTCGGCCGTGTATACCTCGCCCGAGAAATCAAG CAGAGTGGGTTTATAGTGGCATTGAAGGTGATATTCAAGGAGCAAATAGAGAAATACAGGTTGCATCACCAACTTAGAAGGGAAATGGAGATTCAAACAAGTCTTCGCCACCCGAATGTACTGAGGCTATATGGCTGGTTCCATGACGAGGAGCGGATTTACTTGATTTTGGAGTACGCTCACCGCGGTGAGCTCTACAGGGAGCTCAGGAAGACAGGTCGCCTGCCTGAGAAACAGGCTGCCACG TATATTGCAAGTCTCACACAAGCACTGGCGTATTGTCATGAGAAGCATGTCATTCACAGGGACATAAAGCCAGAAAACTTGTTACTTGATCGTGAG GGCCACTTGAAGATTGCAGACTTTGGGTGGTCTGTACAATCTAGAAGCAAGAGACATACAATGTGCGGAACTCTGGATTATCTAGCACCAGAAATGGTGGAGAACAAAGCTCATGATTATGCAGTTGACAATTGGACGCTGGGGATCCTTTGCTATGAGTTTTTATATGGTGTGCCTCCATTTGAGGCCGAAAAACAGACCGACACATTCAAAAG AATTATGAAGGTAGACCTCAGCTTCCCTTCAACACCTGATGTGTCTGCTGAAGCTAAGAATCTCATTAGCCAG CTTCTTGTGAAGGAGTCTTCAAAAAGGCTCTCTCTTCAAAAAATCATAGAGCACCCTTGGATAACTAAGAATGTCGATCTAGCGGGAACTTGCTCAAAGTGA